cctacaggaagaatggagagggacttttcacaagggtgtggagtgacaggacaagggggaatgcctctaaactaaaagagggcagatttagattagatattaggaagaaattcttccccatgagggtggtggaacactggcccaggttgcccagagaagctgtggctgccccctccctggaagtgttccaggccagctggatggagctctgagcaacctggtctggtggaagatgtccctgcttgtagcaggggggttggaaccagatgatctttaaggtcccttccaacctaagtGAGCCAAGTCTTGAGGGGACCACGCGACCCCAAATTCCCAGCCTGGTCTCTATCATCTGGTCCACACACTTGCATGGAGAAGACACCACCATTTTAGGGTATGAAGGTGCAACTGAAGCCGATCCCTATGGCCAGGCTCCCCTGAAAGGTTTCGGGGGGGTTGCATCCCTTACTGGGGAGGGACACTGTAAGGACACTGTATTTGCCCTCTTGCTTCTGGTTTGGGGATTATTTTTTGGCGAGGTGGTGATGGGTGCCCTGTTCATCTTTCCTAACCTGGTTTCTCCTGGCAGATGCCAATGTCACAGAGGAGACGCAGGTCCGTTTGGTTGACGGCCCGAACCGCTGCGCCGGGAGAGTGGAGGTGCTTCACCAGCAGCGGTGGGGGACCATCTGTGATGATGGCTGGGATTTGAGGGATGCCAAGGTGGTCTGCCggcagctgggctgtgggacAGCCGTGGCGGCCCCTGGACATTCTCACTTCGGGCAAGGCTTGGATCCCACATGGCTGGATGACGTGGAGTGCACTGGCATGGAGACCACCATCTCCCAGTGCAGCCTTAGTGGCTGGGAAGTCCATAACTGCAACCATGAGGAAGACGCGGGAGTCGTGTGCTCAGGTGGTCCCTGGGGGGAACGCTCCAATGTCCCAAAAAAAGGGTTTTATCCAGGACTGGGAGGTGGGCACCGCTGGTGGGACATCAGTGATGGGAATGACCTTGcaagggagctggggagggggcaaggGTGCAGGAGGTGCAGGTGGCACATGGCATGCACGCCCATCCTTGCACACGTGGGCGCCTTCCATGCCCCTCTCCGTCTGCTCGCGGGGTCGGAGGGGCCGTCTCACCCCCTTTGCTCTCCCTCACAGGCACAAACCCCTTGCAGCTACGGGTGCAGGACGGCTCCAGTCCCTGCGCAGGGATGGTTGAGGTGCTCTACAACGCTACCTGGTACGGGGTTTGCAGCAGCGGCTGGAGCTTGCTGGAAGCCGAGGtggtctgcaggcagctgggctgcgggCCAGCCCTGTCCGTTGGAGCCCACCTCAGCCATGGGAACGGCCGTGCCTTGCTGGAGGGGCTGAGCTGCCGGGGGGCCGAGTCGTTGCTCCTGGAGTGCCAGCAGAGAGAGATGGGTCCGGGGCCGTGCAGGCAGGGCTCGGCAGCCAGCGTGGTGTGCACAAAACCCAAGGGTGAGCACCGGAATCCTCCATGGTGTCCGCACCAGGTGGGGGGAAAATGTCCCAAGgcaagaagaaaggggaaaaggtgTTGCACGCTCATCTCAGCAAGCTCTTGAGGGCCTTTCCTGGGGGATGCTCCTCATTTCTCATCACCCTTGGGAGCATCAGAGAGGCTTTCCCCActcagtctccttctctggagatactcaagacctgcctggacaaggtcctgtgcagcctgctgtagctgatcctgcttcggcaggggggttggactagatgacccatagaggtcccttctaaccccgaacattctgtgatttcttggAGCCCAAATTTCCTTATCCCCCTCCCCCCTTAAGCCTTCCGGGCTCCCTCCAAGACCAGTCCCCATTTCTCAGATAGGCTGCAAAGCTGAGACGACTTTTGAAGGATGGAGGAGGGTCAGAAATAAGCCTATATGTGAGATGTAGCACCCCAAATCTGAAGTGGAACAACAGACCAGAGAGCTGACGGAGGTTGTAAGAGCAGCAGGAATGTGGAAGGTTGCTCTGatcccctcccccccatcccagcaTCCACCCAGGGAAATGGGTCTTCACACGAAGCCAAATTAAGGAAAGCCCATCTCCACCaccagctgagctgctgggggaggTCAGGTCGCGTTCGGTGTTAGGTTGTCTTGCACATtgttactggttttggctggaaatGGGATCCCGAGTCTGTTCTCCCCCCAACCCCAGGCGCTTCACCATCCTGCTCAGCGCTGAtagtgctgctggccctggcgaTGCTGCTGAGCGGGGTcctgctgtggctcagcctcaagAGGAGATGCAttgcagcagcccaggctggaggTGACAATCCCATCCCTACACGtacccctccccccctccaactCATGGTCCCCGCTCTGGCAACCCCCAAAACCCAGAGGGATGCGGAGACGGGGATCAGCTCAGCCCGGTGACAGCCCGGTGTCCTCTCCATCTCACAGCCCGCCGGGACCAGAGCGCTTCAGCAACATCCTCCCAGCCCGTGGGGGCCATCTACCTCCCCACCAAGGCAGAAGCCCCCGAGGACAACGACACCGAGATGACGCAGCTCATGAAGGAAGACGCTGCCCCATGATGCCAGCCCACCCCAACCTCGTTCCCCGGGGATCGCACCGGGCTCCCCCTGCCCCACCGTCTCCCTAATCCACTCTTCCTGAagactgcaaagcagcagctgacGGGCAGCACATTTCAAAACCAGCTGGTACCAATGACTTAGATCAGAAGCCCCAAAATGGTCAGTCAAGAGGGGTCTCCCAGTCTGGTGACATTTATTTAACCCATCTTGGCACCGTCCGGGCAGCCCCTGCAGCTCAGGAGGAACCGATGAACCTCGTGGCCAGTgagagcagagaagcagaaggagGGGTGCAAATTAATTAAAAGGGGATCCCCAACCCTCCAGGCGTGATGGGTGTAAGTACTAGTTGGGACAACACGAACTGCTTTTGTCTCCTCTGCCATGGCTTCCCCCAGACCTTGGATGGAGGCAAGACCCTCCATTTCTTGACCAGCAAGACCCTCCATTTCTTGACCATCCCAGGCACCAGAGCTGCAAAGTGCTTTTCTCCACAACCCCAAATATTCAACCGTCCTCCCCGGATACGTTTTGGGGCAGCCACAGAGCCCCACCTCCCTTGCCCCACGCCCCCAACCTGCGACCATCCCTTGGGGAGCCAACCGTGAGGAACCTCCCTGCCAAGGTTCATAGGGGCACAAGATGGGCTCTTGCCTGGTAGCTCATGGTTCTCCGCTGGCTCCCCATGCCTAAAAGCACCCCAGTGCAGAGGgatccccctctcagccttggcTCGGGGTCTGTCAGGCTCACAAACTGAGGGCTGTGCTCCCAAAGCACCTGGGGTGATGGGAGGGAGGCCAGGAGACCCAACAAGCAGAGGTCCCAACAGCAGTAGACAACATCTGCCAAGGCAATGATGCCTTGCTTGCCAGAAGGAAATATGGATACTTCTCTCCACCTTCCCCTGAGACAAAAGACATCACAAACCTGGGAAAGGTGCAGAACCAAAGGTTTCTCCACgtttctcatttttcctgtgaCACTTAAGAGGGGCTGGAGAGAAAGGTTCCAAAATTAGGAGCAAAATCAGAGTCAAGGTTGCTTGGGGTCCACCATATTCAGAAATAAACTGAAAGCCCTCCACATGAACCCCAGTGTTCCTCACCCCAGGTGAATCTGTCCCCTAGATcctgcctgggaagctccagGAGCTCACCAGGTGCTGGAGGAAACATCTCAAGATGGATTGGAAAAGCTGGGCAGCTCCACCACGAAATCATCCCCCCAAGCCACAGCTGAGAGGCGCAGGGGGTCTGCAGGACATCCGAGCGGCACAAAACCTGAAATAatttcctccagcagtgaggcCATCCCTTTCCTTGCCAACTACCAGGCTGGTGTTGGCCATAAGATAATCACTTGGTGACCTTATCCATCGCTTGCTGACCACCATTGCTTGCTGATCATGCAATGCATGATCCCAGCACGTGAGAAAAGCCTTAATTCCATGACGGGCATCTCTGGGAGCAGCCACCCAGGGGCTTGAACCACCAGAGATGGTCCTCTCCCCTCATCTGAAATGAGGCAGATCAGGAAGGTAAACCAGCCTTTGGCCTCCAGGATGCCAAAGGCTGGAGATCCCACAGGGGCCCTGTCCAACCACAAGAGCACAGAGTGTAGCTACCACCTACCTGGTGCCACCTGAGATGCCCTCAATCACTCCAAATACTCATAGTGGGGATGGCGTATAGGACATAGTGCCTGTAAGAGATACAAGCTCTCCTGCAAGAGGAGCTGAAGGCCAGCTGGGTACCCCAGATCATCTCTGATGGCCTCAGCAGTTGAATACAACCCCAGATCTTCATCAACCATTTTGGAGCACTTGACTGGGCTGCTCCTACACAGGCAACATGTATCACTGGAGGTGCCTTCAGGTGTGCGAGACACCCACAGAGGCAAAAATGTGACATGGAAGAGACCTGGAGTGATATAAATGACACTACGTCAGCAGCTACCTCCTGCCACCAGTGCCATCAAGTGTCTTTCACATCCCATGTCCccacatttttcctcttttatgaGAATCTCCCCCTCTGCTCAGGACCATGAGTTAAAGGAGGGTGAGCTGTGGGGGGATACGGCCTAACGAGTGCTACTTCTGCTCTTGGGTTGGGGTGAAGGCGTCTCCACCATTACAACACACATCATGTAGGTGCTTCATGGTCAATACAACACCTCCAGCATCTCACCAAGCCTTGAAGGGTGAAGGACCACCACCATACAGGCAGTCTATTCCCAAGGCTTCAGGTGCAACCCCACTTCTCAGGAGACACATGGACACAGCAGATCCCAGCATGGGAACCTGCTGAGATGTGTCCACCACCAGCTGAGCTACAGAGGAGGTTCAGGAACAGGCTCAACCCAAAATCAAATCACAACCTCACGACCCACAGCCAGAAACAGAGTTTGGAAGAAGCCAGAGCTGCCCCAGTGCTGTCTCAAGGGCTGAAATGGGAGGAAGCTGGGAAGTTGTGAAGCAGGGGAGGAGGCCAGCACAACCAGGAGGCCCACAACACTCCTCACAGGGGAAACCACCAGCCCAAATCCCAACTACAGCTTGCTGGCCCATCTTGCAGGGCACAGGCTTGGCTGTGCCGAGTGAGATCCACTCCGCACGTGGGATATGGCCAGTCTCTCCTGACTGCAGCTGCTGGCAACATGTGCCAGGTGACCTCCCACCCACATCTAAAGGACCCCAGGAGAAGGTGCcgggtgggaaggaggtgagatCACCAAGGACTGTACCAACACCAAAAACCCCCAGGCAGACACAGAAGCAAGCTGGAGGAGGCGATGAGGCAGAGCCGTCGTTAAATAACCATCCTGTAATTAGAGTGCAGAACGCTGAAGAGCCTGCACGTCCCaccccctccccgttcccagtgCTACAGGGATCATATGAAaagggggggactggggggaacCTGGGATCTCTAGGAGTCCGAGGGACGGCACAAGGGCACCAGCATGGCTAAGGACAGGGCTCCTGTCTCACCCTTGTGAGCAAAGGTCCCCGTGTCaccctctgcccagcagccaccagccaAGATGGGACACATCCAGGCTCCGGGGGTAGCTCCAGGAAACGAGAGAGGAGGACGATGCAGAGGACTGGTTGTGTCTTCCTTGCCCGTACCCCATCCAGATTCCTGCCTTGAAAGTCCcaggagcagctggagaagaactTACAGCTCCGAGTGTCACTTGCTGAGGCTCCCAAAGTGGACAGCAGCAGCGTGTGTGTCCCCCACCCTTCCTTCTTCTGCTCCCTACCAGTCCCACCAGCGCCCTGCGGCGGAAAAAATAGGGGGCAATTAACCAAGTCATTAGCAGCAGCATGAGATATGGACGGGACACCTGAACCTCAAAAAGGCTTCAGGGGGAAAGGGAAGTGCCTGCTCCTCGCTCTTCCTCATGATCCTTTCCACCGCCCGTACCGTTGTCGTATCTTCCCTCCCAGAAGACCTCCCAGGGAGGTCTGTCCCCTCGTGCAGGCACCAGCACGCCCCTGGGAGCCCCCCGCCCAGACTGAGCCACGCTCACTGGGATGACTGGGGAGGGGGATCTTGGGATGACTTAGGAGGGGCTCAGCCCTCCTCCCCACACGAGGGCAAAGAAGAGGGCTCCTGCCTGTTCACCAGCTGTGGGCCACCAGCCAGGAGCTTGCAGCCACCTCGGCCCACGGGCTCGGGGAGGGTCCTGCTGGCATCACCCCCCACGGAGGGAGGCACGGCGCAGGTCCACGTTCGGCAAAAGGGCTGGGACTCTGGAGAAACGCCGCAGCTTTTCGGGGGTCCACGCCGTACGAGGTCCACCAGTCTGTTGTCGGTGGTGGCGTGTTGGCAGCGCGCTTACGGCCACCGCAGCTTGGCAACACCGGAGCCACGGCCACCGCGCCGGGGCTCAGCCGTCGCGGTGCACGCGCTGGTGTTGCAGCAGGTTGGAGGGGTGGGCGAAGCCCTTGTCGCAGACACTGCACTTGTAGGGGGTCTCGCCCGTGTGCACCTTCTCGTGCACGGCCAGGTAGGCCAGGTCCTTGAAGAACTTGTGGCAGAAGCTGCACTTGTAGGGCCGCTCCTGGCTGTGGACGCGGTGGTGCTGGAGGAGCAAGGAGGGCCGGGCGAAGGCCTTCCCGCACACCTCGCACTTGTAAGGGCGTTCCCCCGTGTGTGCCCGCTCGTGGATCACCAGGTAGGACGACTGCTTGAAGGCTTTCCCGCAGGTTTTGCAGACGAAGGGACGCTCCCCGGTGTGCACCCGCTCGTGGGAGGAGAGGGCGTTGGACTGCTTGAACCCCTTGCCGCAGAGCGGGCAGACGAAGGGGCGGTCACCCGTGTGCACCCGCTCGTGGACCTTCAGGCTGTGGCCGTAGGTGAACTTCTTCCCGCAGACCCCGCAGACGTGGGGTTTGTCGTCGCAGTGCTGgcgctggtggaggaggagggcgTTGGAGGTGGGGAAGTCCTTCCCGCAGTCGGCACACTTGAAGGGTTTCTCGGCGCAGTGGGTGAGCGCGTGGCGCTGCAGCTCGTAGGGGGTCTTGAAGCTCTTGGCGCAGCGAGGGCAGCGGAAGGGACGCTCGCCGCTGTGGATGCGCCGGTGCTCTTGGAGGTTGGAGGAACGCTTGAAGCGCTTGCCACAGAGCTCGCAGCGGAAGGGTCGTTCCTCCGTGTGGACCAGCCGGTGGCTTTTGAAGTCCGAGTGGCGCTTGAAGGAGGCCTGGCAGAGGTCGCAGCGAAAGGGACGCTCCTCGTTGTGTACCACCTCATGGCTGAAGAGCTCCCAGGCCCGCTTGAAGGCCTTCTCGCAGACACCGCACTGGAAGGGCTTCTCGTCTACGATCACCTCTCGGATCTCCAGCTCGCCGATGCCGCTCGCTCCCCGCTTTGGGTGGGCCGGCAGccccaccgccgcctcctccAGCTCGCCCACCGTGCTCCCCAGCACCAGCTTGGCAGTGGAGTAGATGCCGCGCTCGTCGATCAGCTGCACAAAGTCCGGCTTGGGACGGGCATCATCGGAAAAGGGCAGCTCAGGTGAGCAGGACCGAGACcgtctctcctcctcttcctcgctgctCCGCGGCACCTCCTCCAGCCCGTTCTCCATCGCCCTCGGTCTGAAGTCACCCGTCCGGCCCCAGATCAACCGCAGCCTCTTCCCTCGGGAAGGTCCCGGCTCTTCAGCGCTCTCCCCCAGTCCCGGAGATGTGGGAGCCCGGCTTGTCTCAGGCTTCAGACACAACCGGTGCTTCCGTCGGCACAGCCGCAGCTCCTCTGGTGCCTGCTGGCATGGGAAAGCCTCCTCATCCTCACCAGTCTTCTGACCAGGCCTGCTTGCACCCCGAGGGGTGAGAGAGCCCTGCCCAATGCAGCACCATCCCGGGCGGCACGGAGAAGCTCGCCCCAGCTGCGCCAGGGAGCCTTCCCCCGCCTCTTCTCCCGGCTGCGCCCCAGCTGCGTCCTCCTCCGGTTCTTCTTCACCTTCAGGCCCATCTCCTTCAGAAAGGGGGGAGAGGCTCTGGGAAAAGGGGAGCTCACAGGCCGGAGGGCCCGGCTGGCCTTCCATGGCAGCCCCTGCAAAAATGAGAAAGGAGATGGTGTGAGAAGAGCAACAGGCGAGAGCAAgacggggagggaggaggcacaaagaCACGGGTGTCAGCAGCGCAGAGCGAAGTCGGAGAGAGATACAGATATATAGGAGGGGAGGGAGActccagagaggaagaaaaggaggagacaCAGCCACTACAGAGAGTTTGTAAACCCCAGCAGCGCCAATCCCTTTCCTCTTCGGGCGATCGAGGTGGCAGGCAGTCTTAGTGCCAGAGAAACAGCCCACAGCAGCACTTTTCCAGACTTTTCACCCGTGACCTGTTGCTAGCACCCAAAACCAGCCACTACGCACAACGGGGAGCGATTTGCTTCCTCCCAGGGCCTGCTCATACTTACCTGGTCAGAGCAATAACCGAAGGACGGGGCTCAGTTGTGTCCCCAGCCATCGTGGGCCGTACCGTGGCAGCTTCCAGGCAGGGGTGTGAAAAGCTCCTTGGAGGGTGCTTGGTGTCCCCGGGTGCGTGCGCTGTCAGCCCTCCTTCGGGCACAGGCGGGACGCACAAAGGGATTCAGTTCCCAGCTCCTGGGGATTCAACTCTCTGCTCTGGAGCGTATCAGGGTGGTTTTTCAGATCAGCCTCTCAGCAAAACGCTCCTCTCCTAGGCTGGCATTTTCCCAAGCTCCATCCAAGCCCGCTGATAACTCCAGAACCCGTCCAGCGGTTGCACAGCTCAGCAAGAGACACCGGGCTCGGATATCCACCTCGGAGATCCCCTGGGCTGGACCTGCTGTCCCGATTCGGGACATCGTGCGTGGATCAGTATAGCCAAGAGAGGGGAAGAAGGCTACAGCACAATCCTGAAACCCCACGAGAAATCACACCCCGCAAGGGCCTGATGCACAGGCGAGAGCGACCAGCTGAACTAAGGAGTTCTTCGTCGCCAGCGGCTAAATTCGGGTGGTTCAGTCTCACCTTCCACGTCCGGAGACATCCCGGTGAgaggcagcggggtgggagggaggTCAGGAACAGCAGAGGCTTCAGGAGCCTCCAAGCCCCATGTTGCACAGAGGAGCGTGCTGCCATCGACCTGACAAGGAAGCCACCCCAAAGCCAGACATAAAACTGCCCTAAAGGTGCCTGTGAAGCGGCTCCCACGGGTATGAGCAGGGAAACGGCTGCCAGAGAACAAAAAGCAGAAGGGAGGAACAGCAAGGCAGCGTGCCACAGCCTCCCAAGGACCACTAACTGCTGGAAACGTGCAGCTGGACCTGCAAGAACCGATAAAACTCTGGGCACAAAGACCCCACCGAGCCCACCCGAGGCCACCAGCCCGCGTTGGCATTCGTGACAGGGGTTGTAATTTGGTATAAATCAGCGGCCGCGATGCACAGATGGGACTTCCTGAGATTACAGATAGTCAGCAACACAACGAGGTCGTTCCAAGGGATTTTCtgaacccccccagcaccccgataTCAGCAGgagcccgccgcagctggggatGGAGCTTCAACCAGGCAACTGCAAGGGAAAGCGAGGGGGTGAGCGATGATTGAACGAGCTTAATGCTATTAATAACTTTGATCCCATTAAAGCTTAACAAGTAAAATGTGCTCCAAGAAGCACTGCTCCTCATCCGAGtctcccagccccagctgggtcTCAAGGCACGGAGAAGGGAATTCACAGCCAAAGCGAGAGGGTTTCCAGGCGCCAGCACCATCCACCCAAAGGCCTTTCGGAGCACCGGGATGGGACACCCGGGAAAAGCAAAGCCGAGGAATCCCACGTTGAAAAGGGAGGAGATGAAGGCGACAGTCGAATATATTACAAAAAAGGCGAAGGGGACAGCAAATTGAATAAATGAGAGAGCTAGAAGTAGAAaaagccaacaacaacaaaaaaaacccatcagaaaTCCTTATTTAGCCAAACTGAGACGAACACTTTCGCCACCTGCTGAGGCAGGGACTCACGAGACGCTCCCGTTGGTGTTTAAATGGCCCGGCCCTGAGTCTTTACTGCATGAGCGACGCGAAGAAGAGGGCTCAGGATGACCCTCTCCCAGGGCACGCTCGCCTTTCTGGGATGGATTTCACCATTTCTCACCCGGAGGCTGCATTGAGACATCAGGGTGACgctgggccggggcggggggcgatcAGAAAGCCCCCTGCAAGCAGAGGGGAGAACGAACCCGCTGCCACATCCACGTGTCAAGAGGGAATCGCCTGCATGGGCGGAAAGGGACGGCACAGAGTGGGACACCGCTCACGGGGGACGCAGAGGAGGAGACCTGCGTGAGAAGGTGGTGAGGAGCCCCGTGCCCAGCCTTCAGTTGGAAACATCCTTCCCCGCCTCCGAAAAAGCCAAATGTTAGGGCTGCCTTTGCCGCCGTCCGGACATCCGGCACATCCCCGCTGACTCGTCACCgtgaaggcaggcaggaagataAATCTGGTGTTTTCTGGCACCACGCGACGGCCACAGGGAAGTCATCAAAGGGTTTTAGGGTTTTCCTACCTGCTGCAGCACTGGGTACGGCCACGTGGGAGTCCATGGAGGCTTGCCATGGTGTGAGGATGTTAACTGGGAGGGGAGTGAACAAGACGCTGGACTTACTGAGGGCCAGGAGGGATCCACCACCAGGGGCTGGTTTAAACTGAGGGGTTTCGCAAGGGCCTGCTCTTGGGGAAAGGATCAAAGTGGACAGGCAGCGCCCGCAGACCCCGAGAGCCAGAGGAACAAAAAGGGGCGaagcaaggaaagcaaaaggaTGGCAAGGCAACGTATTTGGGCAAAAAACTGGAGCTTCTACAGGCCAAAGCAGAGATTTGGGAGGTTCAACACAAGACAGGCGACCACAAAGGATCCCAACAAAGCTTACGTCCTCCTAAAACGCAGCTGGAGAGGTATTCCCCGGGTGGGCACGGCCGCGGCTGAGCCGAACCCCGGTGAAAATGGCTTTGGCGAGGACGGGGCGACAGCGAGTTGCCATTTCGGAGAGTCACGGGACTGATCGGAGCGACCGGTCCCACCCGCGGAGCAAGAGCTGGGGGTATGGAGCGTCGCTGCGAAGGAATTACGGCCTGCAGGCTCTAAATAAAAGCGAAAAAAAATAACGtcgggaaggaaaaaagaatcacagaatgacagaatggtaggggttggaaaggacctcggtgggtcatctagtccaaccctcccaccgaagcagggtcacccagagcaggctgtacgtccaggcgggtcttgaatatctccagagaaggagactccacagcctccctgggcagcctgggccagggctccgtcaccctcagagggaagaagttcttcctcgggttcagctggagcttcctctgcttcagtttgtgcccgttgccccttgtcctgtcgctgggcaccactgaacagagtctggccccgtcctcctggcacccaccctgcagatatttgtaagcatttataaggtcccctctcagccttctcttctccaggctgaacaagcccagctccctcagcctctcctcccagcagagatgctccagtcccctcaccatcctcgtagccctcctctggactctctccagtagctcctcatctttcttgaactggggagcccagaactggacacagcactgcagatggggcctcactagggcagtggagagggggaggagaacctccctcgtcctgctggccacactcctcttggtgcaccccaggatcccattggccttcttggcagccagggcacgctgctggctcatggtcaccctgtcgtccaccaggacacccaggtctctctccatagagctgctctccagcagggccgccccaagcctgtactggtgcatggggttgttcctccccaggtgcaggaccctgcccttgccctgttgaacctcatcaggttcctctctgcccagctctccagcttgtccaggtctcgctgaatggcagcacagcctgccggtgtgcccaccacacctcccagtttggtgtcatcagcaaacttgctgagggtacattctagctcttcatccaggtcactgatgaagaagttaaacaagactgggcccagtactgacccctggggcacaccactggttaccggtctccaaccagactcagcgccgctgatgtcaccctctgagctctgccattcagccagttctcagtccacctcaccgaccactcgcccagcccacccttcctgagctcccctaggaggatgtgatgggagaccgtgtccaaagccttgctgaagtcgacgtagacaacacccacggctctcccctcatctacccagccagtcacgccatcgtagaaagctatcagattggtcaggcatgatttcccctcggcgaatccatgctgactgctcctcgTCTCAGCGGAGGGCCGGGGCCGGCGTGGGAGCTGAGACGCAGCAAGCAGCGGCGGAGGAATTCGCAGCAGCGGAAAAGGCTCCAACCGCAGCCGCGTAGGAGCAACTGGGCcaaaaatacaggatttttttcaccCCCCTCGTAGCGtcagcagcacccccagcccacccagcagccccagataCTCCCAGCATGGCCCAGTTTACCCCCCAGTATCAACAAGGATCCTCCCTGCATGTCTTGATATCCCCCTGCCAAGAACACCACAAGGCCTCCCAGCACGTCCCAGTCTCCTCTGGTATCACCCAGACCTTCCCATCACAGCCCCCTCTCAAAACCCACTATATCCAGACTCCCCCAgtatgccccagtcccctccaggATGTACCAGACCCTTTCATCTCATCCCCATTCCCCATTACAGCCAGATCCTTCCCCCCCAGTATAACCAGACCATCTCATCTCActgccctcccgcctcaccgttATATCCAGATGCTCCCAACACAGCCCAGTCCCCCCCCAGTATCAACCAGACCCCCTCATCTCactgccctccccttccccattcCAACCAGACCCTCCCAGTATGCCCTAATCCCTCCCAGTATCAACCAGAACCCCTAATTTCCCTGACCTCTCCTTCCCTAAGTTCAGCCAGACATCTCCAGCACGCCCCAGTCCTCCCCAGTATCAACCAGACCTTCTCAACTCAATGCACTCCCCCCTGCCATTACAACCACACCCTCCCAGTACACCCCAGTCCCCCATAGTATCATCACAGGCCCTCCCATCTCATTTCCTCCTTCAACTCCATTACAACCAGACCCTCCAGTAtatcc
The nucleotide sequence above comes from Opisthocomus hoazin isolate bOpiHoa1 chromosome 33, bOpiHoa1.hap1, whole genome shotgun sequence. Encoded proteins:
- the LOC142365240 gene encoding uncharacterized protein LOC142365240 produces the protein MRAPPSRLPSSAPPPEVASPRNARERGRKRRRGRRWAAAPGRVAPTRLRLEPFPLLRIPPPLLAASQLPRRPRPSAETRSSQHGFAEGKSCLTNLIAFYDGVTGWSLQAVIPSQRRSIPPALAPRVGPVAPISPVTLRNGNSLSPRPRQSHFHRGSAQPRPCPPGEYLSSCVLGGLNILTPWQASMDSHVAVPSAAAGAAMEGQPGPPACELPFSQSLSPLSEGDGPEGEEEPEEDAAGAQPGEEAGEGSLAQLGRASPCRPGWCCIGQGSLTPRGASRPGQKTGEDEEAFPCQQAPEELRLCRRKHRLCLKPETSRAPTSPGLGESAEEPGPSRGKRLRLIWGRTGDFRPRAMENGLEEVPRSSEEEEERRSRSCSPELPFSDDARPKPDFVQLIDERGIYSTAKLVLGSTVGELEEAAVGLPAHPKRGASGIGELEIREVIVDEKPFQCGVCEKAFKRAWELFSHEVVHNEERPFRCDLCQASFKRHSDFKSHRLVHTEERPFRCELCGKRFKRSSNLQEHRRIHSGERPFRCPRCAKSFKTPYELQRHALTHCAEKPFKCADCGKDFPTSNALLLHQRQHCDDKPHVCGVCGKKFTYGHSLKVHERVHTGDRPFVCPLCGKGFKQSNALSSHERVHTGERPFVCKTCGKAFKQSSYLVIHERAHTGERPYKCEVCGKAFARPSLLLQHHRVHSQERPYKCSFCHKFFKDLAYLAVHEKVHTGETPYKCSVCDKGFAHPSNLLQHQRVHRDG